In Oreochromis niloticus isolate F11D_XX linkage group LG18, O_niloticus_UMD_NMBU, whole genome shotgun sequence, one genomic interval encodes:
- the larp6b gene encoding la-related protein 6: protein MSNLIRSDQLRFQSEDDCEGDVLCLKIKTHLEELFSDSHLAEDGFLLKHVQKNKQGFVSLKLLTSLKKIRTLTKNWYMTLVGALYSDLLEVNDESTKVRRIEPLPKWLLCSPTSKLLLAWNFSEEQSSEDLAARGPDAAELSENVLQKFSIYGRVTSVQILPPGRELPADLQCYGKRHKQLGLHLCAVIKFDSLETVRKAYSALKAEEEKSNGKGMCVVPMGFQSMHHFTEDESQEEASQVLPEKEENPPEIPENLVREENSLPTAFFDEPPDTHQPKASTDNPAPQNVDPISSSCNGQSLPGWNHNDSRMTWNSGDCDKEISQSPWVLKRKLAALKLNRIETGQPSAPSSMQRVIRQPFGPDGTSGFQFRARHREQLDLPWKK, encoded by the exons ATGAGCAATCTGATTAG ATCTGATCAACTGCGCTTCCAAAGTGAAGATGACTGTGAAGGTGATGTGCTGTGTTTGAAGATCAAAACCCATTTGGaggagctcttctctgacagccaCCTGGCAGAGGACGGCTTCCTGCTCAAACATGTGCAGAAGAACAAGCAGGGTTTCGTCAGTCTCAAGCTTCTCACTTCTTTGAAAAAg ATAAGGACCCTGACCAAAAACTGGTACATGACTCTGGTGGGAGCATTGTACTCAGACCTTCTGGAGGTGAATGATGAGTCCACCAAAGTGAGGCGCATAGAGCCGCTTCCCAAATGGCTGTTGTGTTCCCCCACCAGCAAGCTCCTACTCGCCTGGAACTTTTCCGAGGAGCAAAGCAGTGAAGACCTTGCAGCCCGAGGCCCGGATGCCGCTGAGCTCTCAGAGAATGTGCTCCAAAAGTTCAGCATTTACGGCAGAGTTACTTCAGTCCAGATTCTGCCACCTGGAAGGGAGCTTCCTGCAGACCTGCAGTGCTACGGGAAACGTCACAAGCAGCTTGGCCTGCACTTATGTGCGGTGATCAAGTTTGACAGTTTGGAGACAGTTCGTAAGGCCTACAGTGCCCTGAAAGCAGAAGAGGAAAAGTCCAATGGGAAGGGCATGTGTGTTGTACCTATGGGATTCCAGTCAATGCATCACTTCACTGAGGACGAATCCCAAGAAGAAGCAAGCCAAGTCCTTCCCGAGAAGGAGGAAAATCCACCTGAAATCCCAGAGAACTTAGTCCGGGAGGAGAATTCTTTACCCACTGCGTTTTTTGATGAACCTCCAGACACACATCAGCCCAAAGCGTCCACAGATAACCCTGCACCGCAGAATGTTGACCCGATTTCCAGCAGCTGCAATGGCCAGTCCTTGCCTGGTTGGAATCATAATGACAGTAGGATGACGTGGAACTCTGGAGACTGCGATAAAGAAATTTCCCAGAGCCCGTGGGTGCTCAAGCGTAAATTAGCGGCCCTTAAATTGAACCGCATAGAGACCGGGCAGCCGAGCGCACCCAGCTCGATGCAGAGGGTAATACGTCAGCCCTTTGGGCCGGATGGCACCAGTGGTTTTCAGTTCAGAGCGAGGCACCGGGAACAGCTCGACCTCCCTTGGAAAAAGTGA